Below is a window of Quercus robur chromosome 6, dhQueRobu3.1, whole genome shotgun sequence DNA.
TGCTCTCACAATTTTGGATGATGTGGAGGTAATGTTGTTTAGACAAAGGCTTCAAATACAAGAACTATATCAAGTCCAGTACAGGTTTGATGGGCTTCAACCTCAATTCACAAATGAACTTCGTGCTTTTCATAATCATCAGAGAAGATGGACTACTCAAGTTCGTTTCGGACAGTTAACCTAAAACCCTCATCAAGCTTATAATCATCATCTCTTTAATGAATACCCTGATCCCAGTACACCTAGCACATCCCATTTCCAACATGCAACCAATTTACCATCTAATCCGATTCAAGCCAATCCCACTTCCATCATACAGACAGCAATTAACGTACTGAACCTTAACATCACGGACCAAAATATCCAACCTTCTCAGAATATACCTATTGAACCACCCACTGTGCCCCAAACCCCTGTTAACTCCCCTGCCATAATGGAATCCAACCAAGAGCATTTAAATGACATTCTGGGTAACCATAATACCCCTGTTGACACCAACATACCACCCATCTCAAACAAAACATCCTGGCAACCACCTACAAATTCTAATTTACAATGGGCTTGGATAGAGGGCAGTGATCCTTTCATCACTAATGGACAGTGCTTTAACCCACATTTTATGGACTTAGAATCAGGTAGTGATACTACTGCAATCCTGTTCAACCTGGATAGATTAAATGAGACTCGTCCAGAGGTCATGCAGTGCCATGGTTAGGAGAAAGGATGTATTCCTGAGTCCCCTAACTCCTACATTGAAAACCTAGTTCAACGGGTAGACAGAGGGAGGTCTAGATTTGAATTGGGGGATTCAAGTAATGGGCCTGGGCTGATGGCAACACAGATAAGAAATTCTGGTTAAGGAGTGACACAGGAAGGCCTTTAGGGTGGGAATTTGGGCAGTGATGTACCCATTGAGTTAGGGCCCAATGTAAGAGATTTGGACTCATTTGAACAATTGACCCTGGGTCCAGGACCTCCCACTTCACACACAACACCCACCCCCACTATCCAAACGCCTAGCCTCTGGTGTAATGAGTCTAGACCTATGCTAGATGGAATGGAGACTTCAAAACCTTGCTCTAGGAAGAGAATCAGAAAGGAAATTGGCAAATTTGGAAGGAATATCAAGCAGAGAATTCTATGTGCTGTGTTTGACAAGGAGATGACACATGAGGAAAAGGATTCAGATCAGATGGTATCTTCTGAGGCAAAATCTAACTCTAGTTCAAGGCTTTGAGAAGCTGGCCTTCAACAGCTTCCCCAGCAACTATGAAATTCCTAAGCTAGAACTGTAGAGGGATGGGCAGCCCTTCTACAGTTCTGCAATGCCAAAAAAAGGCCCAAGTAAGCAGTCcaaatatcatattttgatggagACATGGCTAAGTAAGGACAAAGGCAAACAACTTTTGGAAAAATGTGGCTTTATGGAGGGTTGGGAAGTCCCTAGAGAAGGCCTTAGTTGTGGACTACTTCTGGGATGGATGTCACCTTACAAGCTAAGCATTCAATACGGCTCCAAACACCTGATCCATGCAAATCTCCTTGATAACAGAGGTAGCCCACTATCTATTTCCTTTATTTATGGGCATCCAATTCAGTGTAAGAGAGACATAGTTTGGTCAGATTTAAAATCTATTAGTAGATTTGCTTATAAGAACTGGCTGTGCATTGGGGATTTTAACCAAATCCTCTCCCAAAATGAGAAGTTTGGGTTTAAATCTAGAAAGATTAAGGGTGCTGAATTACTCCAACAAACTTTATTTGATTTGGAGCTTTGTGAATTAGAAGCTAAAGGCTAGAAGTATACCTGGACGAATAGGCATGACGATGATACCTTTGTTATGGAAAGGTTGGACAGAGCCTATGCTTCTGTTGATTGGATTAATACTTACCCTCACTATGACCTTCAAAACCAACCTATTATAAGATCTAATCATGGGGCCattttgttagattttgatCTAAGACAACCTTTTGGGAAGAGACCTTTCAGATTTGAGAGGATGTGGCTCACTTATGCTGAATGTAAAACTGTGGCACAACATTCATGGACTTCTCACACACAAGGGTCAAGGGCCTACATACtgcaacaaaaaatcaaaaatgcTAGGAGGCAGTTCATTAATTGGAATAGGAATACCTTTGGAAGGGTGGATAgggatttaaaagaaaaaacaaaggaaattgCAAGAAATCCAAAATGCAATCTCTTCTATTGAGGATATTAAAGCTGAAAAAACTTTAAGAGAAGAGATTGAAAATCTCATGATTAAGGAAGAACTTATGTGGTCACAAAAGGCTCGTAGTGATTGGATCATCCAAGGTGATAGGAATACCAAGTATTTTTAGACCTTAGTGAAACAGAGAAGAGCCAGGACTAGAATAAAAATGCTAAAGAAGTCTGATGGACAACAAATAGaagatttgaatgaaattgagGCACTCTTGGTTGATCATTTCAAATCCCAATGAGCCTGATTTAAAGGATGTGCATAGTATTTTAAGGGAATTAGAAGCTCTTTCAATACCAAAACTAGACCAATCCCAAAAACAACACCTTGATAGGCAAGTGACAAATGTTGAGATTGAAGAGGCAGTTTTTCAATTGGGACCCCACAAGGCTCCCAACCCTAATAGATTACTAGCTCTATTATATCAAGAATTTTGGAGTGTTGTAAAGCAGGACATCTTTAACTATGTGCATGCCTTCTTTCACTCAGGCACCATGCTTAAGTCCCTTAATCAAACCTTCATCACCCTTATTCCTAAGACCTTTCCTATTGAGGAGGCTACTCAATTCAGACCTATTAGCCTCTACAATGTTACCTACAAGATCATATCCAAAATCCTTGTCTCTAGACTTAAACCTTTGATGGATCAGCTTATAACTCCATATCAGAATGCCTTCATTAAGGGTAGGATAATTACTGATAATATTCTGCTTGCACACGAGATCTGTGACAccttgaaaaagaagaaaggtaGGAAAAAAGGATATGGATCTTTGAAGATTGATATGTCCGAGGCTTATGATAGGGTCAATTGGAAGTTTCTTGAGGCTGTGCTTATTTCCATGAACTTTAGTAATTGTTGGATCAAGTGGATTAAGGAATGTGTTACCACAGTGCAATATGCTCTACTAATTATTGGGAGTCCTCAACTTTTTAACCCTTCTAGAGGTCTTAGGCAAGATGACCCTCTTTCACCTTAACTATTCCTCTTTTGTGCAAATATACTCTCCTTGCTCTCTTAAATGAGGAAAATCTTGGGAACATTAAAGGGATCCGTGTGGATAGGAATGGACTATCCTTTACACACCTTTTATTTGCTGAtggttctttgttctttttccaAATTGACAAAAACTCTTTATCCAATCTTAGGAGGACTATTCTGTGGTATTGTTCATTATCTGTACAGGCcattaatttcaacaaatttgacCTTTTTTGCTCACCTAACACTCCTCAAGAGGTCCAAGAAGCTATTGTCTCCTCACTTCAAGTTAATCTTGTCCAACATCCAACCAAATACCTAGGAATCAGCTTCAAGCTTAGGGGAAGAAGGGTAGAGGATTTTCAGGATATTATTGATAGAGTACAACGCAAACTTCAAGGTTGGAAAGCCAAACTCTTATCCCAAGCTGGTAGAGCTACTTTGATTGCTTCTATTCTTCAAGCCATGCCTTTGTATTCTTTTTCCTGTCTTAAAATTCCTGAAACTATATGTAACAAGCTTGATGCTATTACTAGGGCTTTCTGGTAGGGTCATGATCTAGGTGATAGGAAGCTTCATCTTATTAACTGGGATAAGATCTGCCAACCTAAATGTAGGGGAGGGTTTGGGTTGAAAAAATTCAGTCTAGTTAATCAAGCCATGATTGCTAAACAATTCTAGAGAATCCAGCATAATCCCAATTCCCTTCTAGCAAGAACTTTTCAAAGAAAATACTATTCATCCAATTCCTTAAGAGAGTACAAACCTAAACCTACCCACTCTTGgatttggaagaatattgtgGTTACTCAAAATCCTGCCTTACATCAAGGCAGATGGTTGGTTGGAAGTGGGCATCAAATTCCCCTGACTCATCCTGACTGGCACCAAGCTTCAGAACTTATTCTAAGGTAAAACAATATGTCCAATGGTTCAGTTGTTGACCTTATTGACCAAGAGACTAAATCATGGAAGGTGGAATTAATTAGGAAGATATATCACCCACAGGTAGCTAAGGAGATTCTGCTTCTACCTATATCTAGACTACCAAATATGGATGACAAACTCATTTGGAAGCGTTCAAATTCAGGAGACTATAAGGTTAAGAAAGCATATCAATTGCTTCTCAAAGAGCAGTACCCTACTTCTACACAGAACCATAGATACTTTGGTATTGAAAATGAGGTCTGGGAAAGAATTTGGAAAGTTAAGCTTCCTCTCAAAATCCTGAACTTCATTTGGAAATTACTTCATGGAAGTTTACAAGACCTTGAGGTTCTGGTTAACAGGGGCATCACTGTATCAAGCGTCTTTTATGCAATGAGGAGGAGGAATCTCTTaatcatcttttttttaaaatgccaaTTTGCTCGAGCTGTGTGGTATGGATCAAACCTGAAGATAAGAACTTCTGATTCCTTCAATCTGTCAATCAATCAATGGGTGAAGTTTTGTGTTAGGCAGAATGATCCTAGAGAATCTACTAGATTGGGAATTTTGCAATCCTTCTTCACAACTCTATGGTCTATATGGAACCATAGGAATCAGGTTCTTCATCAAGGGAAGGATCCTAATCCAATGGAAGTTCTTCTAACATCCCAATCTCTCTTGTGCAGGTATCAGGAAGTTTTTAACAACAGCCAAAGTCAGAGGTCCAGTTGTAGACAACAAACTCAGCAGCAATTCACAAACCAAGATTGGCGGCTTGTCATAAAGGTAGCAGCTTCTATCAATAGGAAAACCAAAAGGAGTGCCTATGCTTTTGAGGCAACAACAGTGGATGGAAGAAGATTGTTCACAGGTGGTGCTAGTTGTGGCAGGAAGACCTATTGTCTTGCAATACAGGATGCTATTGGAGAATCAATGATTGAGGCCCTGGAGCTGGGATATAACAGAATGCTTGTGTTGAATTGTTGTAAGGACCTCACACAGGTCTGCAAGCAGTACAGAGAGCCAAGTTGGCATCAGAAGACTTTGATTGCAGATATAACCCATCTTCGGAATCAAGGAATACACATAGACTTCCATTTTGTTCCTACCTATGTAGTTAGCCATGTAACAGATTTAGCTTATATCACCACTTGTTTCCCTGCACATAGGTGCAGGCTAAATCCTAATGCCTGATGTCCTTATTGTGTGTACTGGTTATGTTTCTGTTATTGAAGTTGTCTTCtttggtatcaaaaaaaaaaaaaaaaaaaaaaagtattaacgtctccttttttttttccttctaataatcattcctttccatttatAACTCATTTATTTTAAGATTATTCAGAGTATATACCTTTTAATAAaagttcaattttatttttaaaaacaaactgtcataatttctttctttttttcttacaactc
It encodes the following:
- the LOC126690274 gene encoding uncharacterized protein LOC126690274, yielding MSNGSVVDLIDQETKSWKVELIRKIYHPQVAKEILLLPISRLPNMDDKLIWKRSNSGDYKVKKAYQLLLKEQYPTSTQNHRYFGIENEVWERIWKVKLPLKILNFIWKLLHGSLQDLEVLVNRGITVSSVFYAMRRRNLLIIFFLKCQFARAVWYGSNLKIRTSDSFNLSINQWVKFCVRQNDPRESTRLGILQSFFTTLWSIWNHRNQVLHQGKDPNPMEVLLTSQSLLCRYQEVFNNSQSQRSSCRQQTQQQFTNQDWRLVIKVAASINRKTKRSAYAFEATTVDGRRLFTGGASCGRKTYCLAIQDAIGESMIEALELGYNRMLVLNCCKDLTQVCKQYREPSWHQKTLIADITHLRNQGIHIDFHFVPTYVVSHVTDLAYITTCFPAHRCRLNPNA